Proteins encoded in a region of the Sugiyamaella lignohabitans strain CBS 10342 chromosome B, complete sequence genome:
- the PKP2 gene encoding protein kinase PKP2, which translates to MHRQNVRRGLRLNIRPRSSTTSWTTVTTPLLSRNQSHVARINLLNSSAVDSEGNSASRSYTYPKNSTVINERHFYQNTVLMDWVNKAPRPVSLRQLAFFGRKLTPEKIISSANFVQVELPVRLAHRVRDMQQLPFAVVSNTHISPVYEQYYKAFDKFRKFPLITTLEQNDEFCNLLTELLDEHLSIIPKLVMGAIECSMADCIDSDRLDSFMSTMLCSRISRRVIAEQHLSLSKTFRANQGQTELPHDPNFIGAVFLQCSARKSVSQCAKHATALIQELYPDLEMPKIEVEVQQQSKDDITFPYIKSHLDYIIGELLRNSIEATVLFWQKKHAKDPAMHPHPPPITVSISNTPQNVFIRISDLGGGVPQDVLPHIWSFAKGPRSLYRLQNFKQVPTLAGLSDEVGTGIERSRIASAFEASDTFLRTGRSDIDPEEDPSGIKNSLASLTSRSSHLKLGMGLPLSRVYAEYWDGALDLHSLEGYGCDVFLKISRLGNQMERLSLDRV; encoded by the coding sequence ATGCATCGACAAAACGTCAGAAGAGGATTGAGACTGAATATTAGACCAAGGTCTAGCACGACAAGCTGGACGACAGTAACAACACCATTATTATCTCGAAATCAAAGTCATGTTGCACGCATCAACCTGTTAAATAGCAGTGCTGTTGATTCCGAGGGCAACTCAGCTTCACGAAGCTATACATATCCTAAGAACTCAACAGTGATTAATGAACGACATTTCTATCAGAATACAGTGCTTATGGACTGGGTCAATAAAGCGCCTCGGCCGGTATCATTACGGCAACTGGCATTTTTTGGCAGGAAACTGACGCCAGAAAAGATCATTTCCTCGGCCAATTTCGTCCAGGTTGAACTGCCAGTCAGACTGGCACACAGAGTACGAGACATGCAACAGTTACCATTTGCAGTGGTATCGAATACGCATATTTCACCTGTTTATGAACAGTACTACAAAGCATTTGACAAGTTCCGCAAGTTTCCTTTAATCACGACCCTGGAACAGAATGACGAGTTCTGTAACCTTCTGACCGAGCTCTTAGATGAGCACCTATCAATCATCCCAAAGTTGGTGATGGGTGCTATTGAATGTTCAATGGCAGATTGCATTGACAGCGACAGGCTAGATAGCTTCATGTCGACGATGTTATGCTCGAGAATAAGCCGTCGAGTCATTGCTGAACAGCACTTGTCACTGAGTAAAACGTTTCGAGCCAACCAAGGCCAGACAGAACTACCGCATGATCCTAATTTCATAGGTGCTGTATTTTTACAGTGCTCGGCACGAAAGTCGGTTTCCCAATGTGCCAAACACGCCACAGCATTGATCCAAGAACTATATCCCGACCTGGAGATGCCCAAGATCGAGGTCGAGGTGCAACAACAGTCTAAGGACGACATCACTTTCCCATATATCAAGTCACATTTAGATTACATAATTGGTGAGCTGCTGCGGAACAGCATTGAAGCCACAGTACTCTTCTGGCAGAAAAAGCACGCCAAAGACCCTGCCATGCATCCACACCCACCTCCTATCACTGTATCTATATCCAACACCCCTCAGAACGTGTTTATCCGCATCTCCGACCTTGGCGGCGGAGTTCCACAAGACGTACTTCCCCATATATGGTCGTTTGCCAAAGGCCCACGGTCGCTGTATCGACTTCAGAACTTCAAACAAGTACCAACACTTGCAGGATTATCAGACGAAGTCGGTACCGGTATCGAGAGATCACGAATTGCATCAGCTTTTGAGGCCTCGGATACGTTTCTACGCACGGGCCGTAGCGATATCGATCCCGAAGAAGACCCCAGCGGCATTAAAAACTCGCTGGCCTCGCTGACCTCGCGATCGTCACATCTCAAACTCGGCATGGGCCTGCCACTCAGCCGAGTCTACGCCGAATACTGGGACGGAGCACTCGATCTCCACTCCCTCGAAGGCTACGGATGCGACGTGTTCCTCAAAATCTCGCGCCTCGGCAACCAAATGGAGCGCCTGTCTCTCGACAGAGTATAA
- the DUG1 gene encoding metallodipeptidase (Cys-Gly metallo-di-peptidase; forms a complex with Dug2p and Dug3p to degrade glutathione (GSH) and other peptides containing a gamma-glu-X bond in an alternative pathway to GSH degradation by gamma-glutamyl transpeptidase (Ecm38p); GO_component: GO:0005737 - cytoplasm [Evidence IEA,IEA]; GO_component: GO:0005737 - cytoplasm [Evidence IDA] [PMID 11914276]; GO_component: GO:0005737 - cytoplasm [Evidence IDA] [PMID 14562095]; GO_component: GO:0005737 - cytoplasm [Evidence IDA] [PMID 17179087]; GO_component: GO:0005739 - mitochondrion [Evidence IDA] [PMID 14562095]; GO_component: GO:0005739 - mitochondrion [Evidence IDA] [PMID 16823961]; GO_component: GO:0005840 - ribosome [Evidence IDA] [PMID 16702403]; GO_function: GO:0016805 - dipeptidase activity [Evidence IEA,IEA]; GO_function: GO:0016787 - hydrolase activity [Evidence IEA,IEA]; GO_function: GO:0046872 - metal ion binding [Evidence IEA]; GO_function: GO:0070573 - metallodipeptidase activity [Evidence IDA,IMP] [PMID 19346245]; GO_function: GO:0008237 - metallopeptidase activity [Evidence IEA]; GO_function: GO:0008242 - omega peptidase activity [Evidence IGI] [PMID 17179087]; GO_function: GO:0008233 - peptidase activity [Evidence IEA]; GO_function: GO:0034701 - tripeptidase activity [Evidence IEA]; GO_process: GO:0006751 - glutathione catabolic process [Evidence IMP] [PMID 17179087]; GO_process: GO:0008152 - metabolic process [Evidence IEA]; GO_process: GO:0006508 - proteolysis [Evidence IEA]), translating to MAHWLKSQLTKLGATDIQLKDLGIQEHTKDLALPPVVLARFGTDANKKNILIYGHYDVQPALKEDGWNTEPFELVEQGDCLYGRGATDDKGPVISWLNILQAHNELKLELPVNLVFCFEGMEESGSLGLDDLIIAEKDKYFKGVDAVCISDNYWLGTTHPVLTYGVRGCSYYSITISGPAADLHSGLFGGVVHEPMIDLSHIFAKLTDPQGKILIPGIKEMVAPLTPEEDKLYDTINFDLEGFEQNIGSKTVLHDNVKDALQARWRYPSLSIHGVEGAFYNPGAKTVIPAKVVGKFSIRTVPNIEPRKLDEVVFKYVNEVFASLKSKNTLKVELVHDGDYWVSDPHNWSFRAARKATKAVWGVEPDLTREGGSIPITLSFQNNLNTSVILLPMGRGDDGAHSTNEKINVSNYIEGTKTLGSYLHFIAEEEKDA from the coding sequence ATGGCCCATTGGTTGaagagtcaattgactaAACTCGGTGCTACTGATATTCAGTTGAAGGATCTTGGAATCCAGGAACATACTAAGGATTTGGCACTTCCTCCTGTAGTGTTGGCTAGATTCGGCACTGATGCCAATAAGAAGAATATTCTTATTTACGGACACTACGATGTCCAACCTGCTTTGAAGGAAGATGGTTGGAACACTGAACCCTTTGAATTGGTTGAACAGGGCGATTGTTTGTATGGCCGTGGTGCTACTGATGATAAGGGACCAGTTATTTCTTGGTTGAACATCCTTCAAGCTCACAATGAATTGAAGTTGGAGCTTCCTGTCAATcttgttttctgtttcGAGGGTATGGAAGAGAGCGGTTCTTTGGGTCTTGATGACTTGATTATTGCTGAGAAGGACAAGTATTTCAAGGGAGTCGATGCTGTGTGTATTTCTGATAACTACTGGTTAGGAACCACTCATCCTGTTTTGACTTATGGTGTTCGTGGATGTTCTTACTACTCGATCACTATTTCAGgacctgctgctgatttgcACTCTGGTTTGTTTGGAGGTGTTGTTCACGAGCCCATGATCGATTTGTCTCACATCTTTGCCAAGTTGACTGATCCTCAAGGTAAGATCTTGATTCCTGGAATCAAGGAGatggttgctcctctcactcCTGAAGAGGACAAGCTTTACGATACTATCAACTTCGATCTCGAGGGTTTCGAGCAAAACATCGGTTCTAAGACTGTTCTCCACGATAATGTCAAGGACGCTCTTCAAGCCAGATGGAGATACCCCTCTTTGTCCATCCACGGTGTCGAGGGTGCTTTCTACAACCCTGGTGCCAAGACTGTTATCCCAGCCAAGGTTGTTGGTAAGTTCTCGATCCGTACTGTCCCCAACATCGAGCCCCGCAAGCTTGACGAGGTTGTTTTCAAGTACGTCAACGAAGTATTTGCCTCTCTCAAGTCCAAGAACACCCTCAAGGTCGAGCTTGTGCACGACGGTGACTACTGGGTATCTGACCCCCACAACTGGTCTTTCCGCGCTGCTCGCAAGGCCACCAAGGCCGTCTGGGGCGTTGAGCCCGATCTCACCCGTGAAGGAGGATCTATCCCCATCACCCTCAGTTTCCAGAACAACCTCAACACCTCGGTCATCCTGCTCCCCATGGGCCGTGGTGACGACGGCGCCCACTCCACCAACGAGAAGATCAACGTGTCCAACTACATCGAGGGCACCAAGACCCTCGGCTCGTACCTCCACTTCATTGCCGAGGAAGAGAAGGACGCCTAA